The sequence cacacacatttacacacacacaaacatacacaaacagtcagtactggtacttgtgttcctaaCGCTGCAAGGAAGTCctaccagacacattcccgaagggcccagccagaggtggacaggccaacctcaggtcactTGCAGTGAcgggagattagcaattactatgcctgtcaatcagctgaatgccatatgatggggctatgaatggggggatctgagtagcctgacgtgatagccaggccaggtagacaggccaggtagcctggcctggtagacagcccagccttttaagcgaacccctAGAGAAGACAGAAGATTTCCTGTGGTGCACCAACTGTCAAatagtaagactaagagataGATAGCAAGAATGAATGTCATCTTTCCAAAGTTTAGACTAGTCCTATTGGCTTACCGTTCCTTCGGGAAGCTCGATCTTTCCATTGACGTCCGTGGTTCGGAAATAGAACTGAGGTCGATAGCCTTTCATAAATGGTGTATGACGTCCGCCCTCATCTTTACTCAAGATGTACACCTAggaatcaaagaaaaaaagtgacGACTAGCGTAATGTCAGATTACATAataaaatatgatatgatatgctATATGATATGTGATAATAGCATCAACAAATTCctcaacaattgtacaagatgGGAACTTATTCAAGAATTCTGGAACCTAACTACTACGAATGGAACTGATATACTTTACAAAAGTCTTAAATAAGATGTATAGGAGGATAAACTACATGCCTATTCAGTATATAGTGGAATATATATCATGATAAACGACTTTTTCCCCGCTGCCATAGTTTAAACAACTCCTACCTCAGCCTCGAACTTGGTATGAGGAGTGATGCTTCCAGGCTTGGCCAACACCTGACCACGTTTCACCTCGTCCTTCTTCGTACCTCTCAGTAGAACACCTATGACCTCACCCGCCCTTCCGTCATCCAGCAGTTTCCGGAACATCTCAACACCTAGATACATCGAATATCtgagcatgaaagttcatctgcttTGTTAAATTACACAATTAGAAAAACAAACCGTTCTCCAACTCAGGAAGTTTTAACCATCGGAATTTTCGACCGTATCTTTCGGTCTTCTCAGACCGAATTTCTCGTTCGACGAATTTGTCGTTCATCCGAATTTCTCGTTCGACCGAATCTCTCGCTCGTTCGATCGTATCTGTTGTTCGACCGAATCTCTCGTTCAACCGAATCTCTCGTTTGGTCGAATCTCTAGGTCAGATAACTGAGAAAGACCGGGAAATTCGATCGAGTGAAAATGATTGAATTAGTGAACAGTCTATTTTTCTCATTATCAAATTTCTCATTATCATATATCCTTCGAGTTGTCTCATATTTACTACACTTATATTTAGATTAGTATCAGCATAGTTAAGTAGAGGAGGGCTTTGTGCAAGCTATACAGGCTTCTCCCCTCCTCCGacacttttctttattttgatgtCATCATTTTCACGTGCGAAGGACGTagacaaacaaaaatgttgctttACCAACCTGTAGATGTCGACTTAGCTGTATCCCTTTTCCCAACGATTTCCACTTCGTCTCCAACTTTGATGACCCCACGTGCAATCCGACCTGTCACCACTGTGCCGCGACCTGCAAAACCACAAATATGTTGGCCTCATAGTCTAATCAATTTCTAAATTGTAATCATGCCATATGGAGACATATAAAAACCATGGTAAATGAGGACATTACCAGTGGGTATCCATACTCTTGCAATGTCTTTTATTGGCGACGCATCAGGGGCTAgcctactactactagcatAGTGTGTGTCCGTTTGATaagaattcccaaaatcccacaggcatgtcaggaatttttccccgcctgcgtagttgcatcatctctttagaggggaataactcgggaatgggttgacagatattcatgatatttgaaatgtagATAATTTCAGAGTTGCCTTACATGATTAAATGCTAATCATGGAAATCAAGGACTAAGTTGCATAATCAACGAGGACAATTTATATATACACTGCGTTTCATGTTAGAATACGAAAAAATATGCCAGATGTAGCTAAAAAAATAGAGAATTATATGGTTTACTGCTAAGTATATATCTGATTGGCGaaaattcccgaaattccacagcaGTTCGTCCGTCCGTGCGTAATTTCGCCACatttttggaagggaataactcgggaaggggttgacagatCATCGTGATTTTCGATATGTACataacttcggagatgccttccgCAAATAAGgactattaatgcaaaccaggggctaatttgcaaaattaatgggcacagtttattaagccacaTAGTACTAACTTCATTATACTAGGACACTTAAACtgttaaacatgacatatgtaactagaaaagagagaaagatggagagacatcaattatgcaaattgttacctgatttacataatcaaGGAGAAATTTGTATTATAGTGTTAAGTGACGAAAATTACATTCTTGCGACATTTAGCAGCAACATGTACGTGAAGTTGAACATGCAGACGAAAgtaatgcaaattagggtctcatttacataatctatgagaaaatgctaaaatagctttctttgctaagactgtcatactttgaacacattattatttaggtagaggagatgatcaactgaaaTCTTTTAAGCAAATTAatacctcatttgtataatcaatgaggatTTCTTGTTGACAGCAATGCCCTTCAAACATCCATCACGTAAAACAATGTTCCTTCATACAGCCAGgtgaaaggatagaacacaactACAGCACACCTagaacaacaatcattaatacttataaacaataaaaccgtcgcaaTGGCAATAGAATCTGTTGTCACACTTATTTGCTTTcaaattatttttatttatttagagCATTTCCTTCTCAAAAATACTACTATCTTTATCAGACTTCCATCAAGTTGAATAAAGGATtacaaaaataatgtaaaatcTTCTATTATCTTTTGCCAAACGACAGTTTCGTCTTTCTTGTCAGCGCTAACAAATGCATTATGTCTAAAAGAAATTTCATGTAAAGTCAATGCAGATATCTACCCTTTATGTCGTATGTGTCCTTGATCGGCAACAGGAACGGTTGGTCTACCGCCCGCTCCGGTTCAGGGATGTATTTGTCAAGAGCCTCCGCCAGCTCAACGACCTTGGCCTCCCATCTTTCTTCACCCTGAAGAAGACATAGAATAAGTTTCATCTGTTGCTAGGTACAATATAGCTCTTTTAATTTACCAGATAATGAACGTAAACGTGGAGAATTAAAATATTGTTTGgaacaaacataaacaatacataaaGTATCCACTGTTTTTCATCTTCATCAGtaattgaaaataaaagtatacaAACCCGTTTTTATTCTACTGATGAAAAACAGTGGATGCTATTTGAAACGTCTAATAAATTATTTATGTATATCCAGCAGTAAGGACTGATTTAACTACATGCTTTAGCTACAGCCTGAATTACTTATCTGCACAAACGTATAAACAATACTTGTTTTCGTACTAGATCATTATTTCATAACCCCGATATTTCGTGCACGGAACCACATAATATGATACACAAgataaaaattacaaacaaaaaaacacggTTAGATTTTGGAAACCTATCACGAGTTCCAAAATTCATCCAGTTCCTTGTCGATGCGTACATCATTTCCCGATATCTGaagatgcactctcactgcacttgcgtcaagcctGCGTCACGCCTGGGTTCATTCACTGCTGCgttcactgttttttttctcagataattttctcagattttttataatttagatattgtgtaatacgtacaagtatgacaaaTAGATGACGACGAAatacacaaaagtaagaaattttttttcatttgtttttttatctctggaattcgttgagtatctttcgaacctcgcagtgacgcaagcttgacgcaagtgcaatgagagtgcaccttaacctTCCTCGAAGAACCAGATATGATTTTCCCCTACAATTTTCAACAGCTAGATAGAGACAACTCTCTACTTACATTCAGGGCTCCCAGTGCGGATCCCCTGATAACCGGGAGGTCGTCCCCAGGAAAGTCATACTCGCTGAGAAGTTCCCTAACTTCCATATCCACCAGCTCTAGCAGCTCCTCATCGTCCACCATGTCACACTTGTTCATGAACACCACTATCTTTTCAACGCCCACCTGTGTTGACGGatagtttgtttttcttttatgctTTTGAACAGACGAGAACAATGTGGTACTGCACCCAGGTTTTGTAACTtgtattaacagtgccacatacacagtacaggcagaaggtaaagctagtcttttacctctccgaccgaagtcaggtacccattttttatACCTaagaggaaggtcgtgtaaagtgcctgttcagtttcccaggggcacaacgtCGGAGGCACTGCGGAGATCatgacctatagattccgaaccgaacgctctaccagttacgccacgcccgacgccacgatAGTTTATGTTTTACTTAGTTGTTTCAGGTTCAAGCATATCCAAGCATATCCTACGTTAGCATacgatagtatcaaaatctggtagaggagtgaagccgacataggagtgtatatatatatatatgcccaTGTGCTCGTCTGACTCCCTTTAGCCGGCTGTACTCCTTGACCAGcttcgatactatcttatggcaccgtaggaacTGCTCCGGTTTCACAcccactcctaggctggcttcacttctttgcagcttttgatactcatcttatgctaccgtaggatctacttggagattagtttaAGGTCCTTATAGCGCTTTGTGCCGAGCCTTTTGAGACCTAATGAAGGCTTTGAAAATAATGATTTGTTACATGGATAACATCTGCGCGCTTCACTGTTTGGCAGCTTAAAAGAAAGGTTTTGAACTATGATGTATGtcgtacaaaacagctgcaaaatgagcaaacacATGCCATAGATTTAGAAACAAGTATACGAGAAAACAAACaccaatgtcatagaatatgtgaagaagatgtgaaagaactaAAATCAATAGCCTATTGTTTGATATTAAACACTCCGTATTGTGTGTTTGGCCATTTGTATAACATTCATAATTACTTAGATGTCATATTGAATGTAACTTTTTTAGTCCAAACTTTTTAgtccaaacctttttttttggtgctcacatcagttttggagttcgccaagaatgtcatccataatatcGAATCAATGTGGTCAAAGTAAAGAAAAGCGTCTTACACAAAGGTGGTAGGAATCTACTTACCTGTCTGGCCAGTAGAATGTGTTCCCTTGTCTGCGGCATGGGTCCGTCAGTAGCGGCAACAACCAGGATAGCAGCATCCATCTCCGCTGCACCGCCGATCATGTTCTGGACAAGCGTGAGGGTATTTCCTTTATACCACGTTACACTGGCTAAGTTGATTACTAACATATCTTCCTATGAACCTTGCTATGAAGGATTGTTTATTTGAGCCTTTATGTATCCAAGAGAAGCTCAAATAAATCGCCTTGCAGAccgctttttattgaggtcatgagggagatAGGGGTCACTGACaggtaaaatataacagagatacagattacaacgagtcctaataaatcaaTCAACATTTAATATATCACTAGAGCTAATgctcagtgttcatagtccgtgttCGTTCGTTTTGATCGTCTAAGAATTTAACTGCTTTGTTTCGATAGATCTACGACCGAGATCTGGGCGTCGGAAACGTTGAAGCTAAATGAGTAAAGAATAGAGTTGAAACTAATACATTCAGTCAATCATTTATCAGAATAAATGGACCAGTTAGTGGGGATCACAATCATAGGTTCCATAATGTGCATTCTGACAAATGTTCAAACCGATATCACTTTGcgtacaaatgtataatcaaCGTAACTATAAAGCTATCTTGTTGTGTTAATAAGCTAACGTGCGTTTGCTTGAACATGTCTGGATTAATCTATCAATGAATATACATGAAACTTGGTCAGACAGCAAATCTTTCCCGACAGAATTCTATTCTGATTTCGTAAGATGCACAAGGAAGAACGGTTGTGAAAATGTTACGACATGTCGAAAAACAAAAGCTTATAATTACTGCAATATCATCTAAATTACCACACTTCTCCTTTGTATTATATTTGTATGCGGACACTCAACTGTAAAAACAACATGCTAGCGCTAGTGGGGAGACTACAAAACAGGTTTAACAGTCATCTGTAGTTGAGATAGCATTCTTTATTTTATCACTGAATGTGCAAACCCGTGGTAATGTAGTCCCATGGGCACATAACATCTATTTACCTTGATGTAGTCTGCGTGCCCTGGGCAGTCCACATGTGCATAATGTCGGGTTGAGGTTTCGTACTCGACAGACGTGGTGCTTATGGTGATTCCTCGTGCTTTTTCCTCGGGGGCGTTGTCGATGGAGGCAAAGTCTTTCGCCTCACCGCCATACACTTTAGCCACTAGATGgaacaaaaaatcatgaactgtgttaatctccaagcagatcctacggtagcataagatagtatcaaaagctgccagaggagtgaagccggcttaggagtgtgttttgctacatggcaaatgtacacctcttggctaactatactccttggccagtttggtactatttaaTGCAATTgcaggatctacttggagattagtactGTGTTACTTACTGTTAGAAATACGTTATGCTATGAgtatgacaaaagagaagactCTTCGCCATACTTTTTAACCACTGGATAAAAAGAGAATACCTCTATTACGACGAAGACCAAACTTTGCAGACATTCAGGTTACAGTTTTGAGAGCTCGTTTTTTGGTAGTGGATTTGACAGTCGGTATTTGTGCGGAATTATGTGAAATGGACTGGGCATTCAGTAGAAACTTCGATTTTTGTCCCTTCGataattgacttgaaatttaggGATACTTAATGTCATAAAGaaatcctatatatatatatatatatagtgttaCTTTCCGTGTCAATCTTTAAACACACTAAAGAGCGATAGTGCCGtcgaaaggtaaaaaaagaTAACACATCGGGCCCATTGTCAAGCTAGAACTTACAGATGGACATCAAAACAAAATCTAGCGAAACCGTTTAAGATTAGACTAGCAAATCCAGACACAAGAATAGATGCATGTCACACTTTTGTAGTAGTCTCACTGTTGTAGGAATAGTTAGACCAATAAGTACATCCTGAACAGGTTTATAAGAGTGTCCAAATGACCATATTGTTTTAAAACTTACATGTTGTACACAGGGCAGCAGTAAGCGTGGTTTTCCCATGGTCCACATGGCCGATGGTTCCCACATTGATATGGGGCTTGGTACGCTTAAACTTTTCCTGCAattacaacacatgtacagacaagaTTGGCACACGCACAAGGAAGAAATGAACAAAACGATGAAAAGTTAACACCATACAACACTACTTTTTGTATCTATAAGGTTGACAAACTTATTGTCATTCCTCTTCAGTTTGTGACTCTACGCGTCAACAATGTGAAAAGCTACATCCTACCTTAGACAtagttgaacttgaagcctTGGTTCTCTCAGCCTTTCCTGAGGTGACAAGATCTAGAGGTGTTGCAAATGTTGTCAGCTGTTGTCTTCGACAGACAAACTGTCCTGCTGAAGTAATTTTATCTGGTCGTCTGACTCAATTACATGTAGACGATTTGGGTGGGGCGTCCGTTTTGCAAATTCAATTGGCcagaggttgtttttttttttgtcaatcgTAAACGTTGTTAGTTTTGTTCTCTGGTGAGTAATAGTTTTCTCAGAATCACATCAATAATATTGGTTTTGATGTTTTTAAATGTTGAAACACGTATAGTTCAATACCTATACTGTTGCTTCAGGGACGTTTTGTACTCATTTTGTTGCAGATTTCAAACGTTCCCCTGTACAGTTCATCTATTTAAATTGCAGTTATAATTCCCTAATTCTGCTTTATCTTGCTGTTAAGTCCAGCAAACAACTCAGCTTTTACAGACACGTTTTGACTTTGCCCCACTTTTGATCAATAAAACGGACATTTTTGTGACAAGTCTCTTCAGCGTTTTGCATATGTACGCTGGATAACTCTTAGGGAATGTCCAGTtgtcggtaaaaaaaaaaccaaccTGAGTTTTCAATTGGCCACATGAATTGTATTCATAACAATTGCTGGATGTTATAGATGTGTTGTAACGTGGTATTTTGTGGCGTAGCTGATCAGGTGTTAGGGTTTGGCTTTTTGACGCGGGTTCGAACCCGAAGTGCTTCACTTTCTTTTGTTCGATATTCTTTAACGCCATGTATTTATCACAATACTGTCGTatatttttgataaaaatgttgCTTAACTAACATACACCTTTGCTTCTTCTTAGCCCCCCTTTTGATTCCGACTGTGTCGCTCACATTACATGTGCGCTACCGAAACGGGTTGCAGTCGTTaggttaagctgtggtccactgttcattgtgcttgtcgaaaagagctagaggaatttccccggtacaataaatctgtaaatgctgtacatagc comes from Branchiostoma floridae strain S238N-H82 chromosome 19, Bfl_VNyyK, whole genome shotgun sequence and encodes:
- the LOC118406723 gene encoding elongation factor Tu-like produces the protein MSKEKFKRTKPHINVGTIGHVDHGKTTLTAALCTTLAKVYGGEAKDFASIDNAPEEKARGITISTTSVEYETSTRHYAHVDCPGHADYIKNMIGGAAEMDAAILVVAATDGPMPQTREHILLARQVGVEKIVVFMNKCDMVDDEELLELVDMEVRELLSEYDFPGDDLPVIRGSALGALNGEERWEAKVVELAEALDKYIPEPERAVDQPFLLPIKDTYDIKGRGTVVTGRIARGVIKVGDEVEIVGKRDTAKSTSTGVEMFRKLLDDGRAGEVIGVLLRGTKKDEVKRGQVLAKPGSITPHTKFEAEVYILSKDEGGRHTPFMKGYRPQFYFRTTDVNGKIELPEGTEMVMPGDNVKMTVELIQPIAMDEGLRFVIREGGRTVSAGAVAKILA